In one window of Bacillota bacterium DNA:
- a CDS encoding phenylacetate--CoA ligase — protein MWNRKYEEMDREKLQVLQFLRLKQTIERVYQLVPYYRKSFQTAGVEPGDIRSLEDLKKLPFTVKDDLRDNFPYGLFTVDLNEVVRIHSSSGTTGIPTVVGYTRNDLETWAELMARTLTAGGATSESVVHIAYGYGLFTGGLGVHYGAEKIGATVVPISGGQTKRQVKMMKDLGTTLLACTPSYALFIAETIAEMDLKPSDLKLSSGVFGAEPWSENMRRVIEEKLQIDAFDIYGLSEIIGPGVSYECIAKSGLHLSEDHFIPEIIDPSTGEVLPEGATGELVITTISKEALPMIRYRTRDITNLNSKLCSCGRTHSRMTKVSGRSDDMLIIRGVNVFPSQIESILLEMGETEPHYQLVVDRVGSLDTLQVLVEVSEQMFSDYIRGLESLENKIHVEIENMLGVSADVKLVEPKNIPRSEGKAQRVIDKRLLK, from the coding sequence ATGTGGAACCGTAAATACGAAGAAATGGATCGCGAGAAGTTGCAGGTTTTACAATTTCTGAGGTTAAAACAGACAATAGAAAGAGTTTATCAGTTGGTTCCCTATTATAGAAAAAGTTTCCAAACAGCAGGTGTTGAGCCAGGGGACATTCGTTCCCTGGAAGATCTAAAAAAACTTCCCTTTACAGTTAAAGACGACCTGAGAGATAATTTTCCTTATGGCCTTTTTACAGTTGATTTAAACGAAGTGGTACGTATTCACTCTTCCTCAGGAACAACAGGAATACCCACGGTAGTTGGGTACACTAGAAACGATCTTGAAACATGGGCTGAATTGATGGCCCGCACTCTTACTGCCGGAGGCGCAACCAGCGAATCGGTGGTACACATTGCTTATGGGTATGGTCTCTTTACCGGAGGACTTGGCGTCCACTATGGAGCAGAAAAGATTGGGGCTACGGTGGTTCCTATTTCAGGTGGGCAAACGAAACGGCAGGTTAAGATGATGAAGGATCTTGGAACAACTCTGCTCGCCTGCACACCATCCTATGCGTTATTTATAGCTGAAACAATTGCTGAAATGGATCTTAAACCGAGTGATCTAAAATTGAGTTCAGGTGTTTTTGGCGCTGAACCATGGTCAGAAAATATGCGTCGGGTAATTGAGGAAAAATTGCAAATTGATGCCTTTGATATTTATGGCTTAAGTGAGATAATTGGACCCGGTGTATCCTATGAATGTATTGCAAAAAGTGGGTTACATCTAAGCGAAGATCATTTTATCCCTGAAATTATCGATCCTTCTACAGGTGAAGTTTTACCGGAAGGGGCTACCGGGGAACTTGTCATTACTACTATCAGTAAGGAAGCATTGCCGATGATTCGTTACCGGACTCGCGATATTACAAACTTGAACAGTAAGCTATGTTCCTGTGGAAGGACTCATAGCAGGATGACAAAAGTCAGTGGTCGTAGTGATGACATGCTTATCATTCGCGGAGTTAATGTATTTCCATCTCAAATAGAAAGTATTCTTTTAGAGATGGGTGAAACTGAACCACACTATCAATTGGTTGTAGACAGGGTTGGCTCACTCGATACGCTACAGGTATTAGTTGAAGTATCTGAGCAAATGTTTTCGGATTATATACGAGGGCTTGAATCTCTTGAAAATAAAATACATGTGGA
- a CDS encoding TRAP transporter large permease: MTSFQIGLISIALVFLLLFARMPVAFVMLVVGMSGFAYLTSTKAMFSMAVQTIYNTFASYSLIVIPLFVWMGYIAFHSGLSSRIYDATYKVMGNLKAGLALATIGACTAFGAICGSTTATAATMSAVALPEMNKYGYNRSYSTATIASAAILGVMIPPSVIFILYGIAAEQSITKLFLAGVLPGFLLMGLFMLVAYGLALRNPELAPPGPTVPWIDKFRSIINGGIEVVIIFIAVMGGLFAGLFTPTEAGAVGAFATLAVALFRRQLNWRGFVNSLTDSVRISAMIMFLVAAAAIYGRFMAITGLPGGLARWAVELSLPPVAVLAIILVIYLILGCFIDALALILLTVPIFFPVAVSLGFDPIWFGVIIVLALGMGVITPPVGANVYVVAGVDRSTPVMEIFRGVGFYLLAIILCIAILTQFPAIALFLPNLLK; this comes from the coding sequence ATGACTTCATTTCAAATAGGATTAATATCCATCGCCTTAGTTTTCTTGCTTCTTTTTGCACGCATGCCCGTGGCCTTTGTTATGCTGGTGGTGGGGATGTCTGGTTTTGCTTATCTTACATCAACTAAGGCTATGTTCTCAATGGCAGTACAGACCATTTATAATACTTTTGCATCTTATTCGCTGATAGTAATACCCCTTTTTGTCTGGATGGGCTATATAGCTTTTCATTCCGGTTTAAGTTCGCGGATCTATGATGCTACCTACAAGGTAATGGGTAATTTAAAAGCAGGGCTTGCTCTTGCTACTATAGGTGCCTGCACTGCTTTTGGAGCGATCTGTGGCTCAACTACAGCCACGGCAGCGACAATGAGTGCTGTTGCGCTTCCTGAAATGAACAAATACGGTTACAACCGTTCTTATTCAACTGCAACCATTGCCTCCGCAGCGATTCTGGGTGTTATGATACCGCCCAGTGTTATTTTTATTCTTTATGGAATAGCGGCAGAGCAATCTATTACAAAACTATTTCTGGCGGGGGTATTACCGGGTTTTTTGCTGATGGGACTTTTTATGCTGGTTGCTTATGGTTTGGCATTGCGTAATCCGGAATTAGCTCCACCCGGGCCAACGGTACCCTGGATTGATAAATTCAGGTCTATCATAAACGGGGGAATCGAAGTTGTTATTATCTTTATTGCAGTTATGGGGGGGTTATTTGCAGGATTATTTACCCCGACTGAGGCTGGAGCAGTTGGAGCTTTTGCAACTTTAGCAGTTGCTTTGTTCAGACGTCAGCTTAACTGGCGAGGCTTCGTCAACTCATTAACAGACTCAGTGCGCATATCAGCGATGATTATGTTTCTTGTAGCTGCTGCCGCGATTTACGGGCGGTTTATGGCAATTACAGGACTTCCTGGAGGACTTGCCCGATGGGCTGTGGAGCTTTCCCTCCCCCCCGTAGCAGTTCTTGCAATTATTCTAGTCATTTACCTTATTCTCGGCTGTTTTATAGATGCTTTGGCTCTTATTTTATTAACCGTACCAATATTTTTTCCGGTTGCTGTCTCGCTCGGCTTTGATCCTATATGGTTCGGGGTGATTATTGTTTTAGCCTTGGGAATGGGAGTGATAACACCACCAGTAGGGGCTAATGTATATGTTGTTGCCGGTGTCGATCGATCAACACCGGTAATGGAAATCTTTCGGGGCGTTGGGTTTTATCTCTTAGCTATTATCTTATGTATAGCAATATTAACCCAGTTCCCTGCTATTGCGTTGTTTTTGCCAAACCTTCTAAAATGA
- a CDS encoding TRAP transporter small permease, giving the protein MLIIITNVIIRIPWKPLPGSVEIVEMCGAILLATAIAYTAMMKGHITVGVLVERFPPRIQAAVDLFTNCITLLFTSMLAWETFVFATRMSQRGYSTPNLLIPIAPSVFLVAFSFTMLALVLLLNLTKAAIIVIRGSQDR; this is encoded by the coding sequence ATGCTGATCATCATTACCAATGTAATCATACGTATACCGTGGAAGCCGTTACCTGGGTCGGTTGAAATTGTAGAAATGTGCGGCGCGATACTGCTGGCTACGGCTATAGCTTATACTGCGATGATGAAAGGGCATATTACAGTTGGTGTACTGGTAGAGCGGTTTCCACCAAGAATACAGGCGGCGGTAGATCTATTTACGAACTGTATCACTCTTTTATTTACGTCTATGCTGGCCTGGGAAACATTTGTTTTTGCCACGAGGATGTCGCAAAGGGGTTATTCAACACCTAATCTTCTAATACCTATTGCGCCTTCTGTTTTTCTGGTTGCTTTCAGTTTTACTATGCTTGCCCTGGTACTTTTATTAAACCTTACTAAAGCAGCAATTATAGTAATAAGAGGGAGTCAGGACAGATGA
- a CDS encoding TRAP transporter substrate-binding protein → MKNSFILLLFILTFLIVPAITGCQTSSEPEPVPETEEELEETAQQITLQFATFWPAMDFQVTEGHEVWAKEISDRVASETPHTINFQFHPGGALLGAVEIYEGVAAGAADLGTTCPSYTAGIFPLTEAFELPGYNNDNALVASLTMYEAWKRNELLQKEYEDVKVMFFWATGPGDFMTNIPVRILDDLSGQQIRAVGGTVPSVEALGAVAVGLPMSESYVALDSGIVNGILAPTDTLQGFRLAEVTSYITKTPFIYNIIFMKVMNWDTWNSLPPSVQQIFEEVNEKYVIEYGKLRADYTVEGQKYAVEEYGHEVFELDADEQARWIMRLEPMVQTWIEKTDNLGLPGQEIVDLVRELDTKFSAEYGDYGK, encoded by the coding sequence ATGAAAAATTCGTTTATTTTATTACTATTTATTTTAACTTTTCTTATTGTACCTGCAATTACCGGGTGTCAAACATCTTCAGAACCGGAACCTGTCCCTGAAACTGAAGAGGAGCTGGAAGAAACGGCTCAGCAAATTACTTTACAATTTGCGACTTTCTGGCCTGCAATGGATTTCCAGGTTACCGAGGGGCATGAGGTTTGGGCGAAAGAAATCTCGGATAGGGTTGCTTCGGAGACTCCGCATACGATTAATTTTCAATTTCATCCCGGCGGAGCTCTTCTTGGAGCAGTCGAAATATATGAAGGTGTTGCCGCAGGGGCAGCTGATCTGGGAACAACTTGTCCCTCTTATACTGCGGGGATTTTCCCTTTAACAGAGGCTTTTGAACTTCCCGGATATAATAACGATAATGCGCTGGTAGCATCTTTAACAATGTATGAAGCCTGGAAAAGAAATGAATTACTGCAAAAAGAGTACGAAGATGTAAAAGTAATGTTTTTCTGGGCGACCGGACCGGGGGATTTCATGACCAATATACCTGTTAGAATATTGGATGACCTTTCCGGACAGCAAATCAGAGCTGTTGGCGGAACAGTTCCCTCAGTAGAAGCTTTAGGAGCTGTTGCAGTTGGTTTGCCCATGAGTGAATCCTATGTGGCTTTGGATTCAGGGATTGTAAATGGCATTCTTGCTCCGACCGATACTCTTCAAGGGTTCCGTCTGGCAGAAGTAACCAGTTATATTACAAAAACTCCTTTTATCTATAACATAATTTTCATGAAGGTGATGAATTGGGATACCTGGAATTCACTACCTCCTTCAGTTCAGCAGATTTTTGAAGAAGTTAATGAAAAATATGTTATTGAGTATGGCAAACTTAGAGCCGACTATACAGTCGAAGGACAGAAGTATGCTGTGGAAGAATATGGACATGAGGTATTTGAATTGGATGCTGATGAGCAGGCAAGGTGGATTATGCGACTTGAACCCATGGTTCAGACATGGATCGAAAAAACTGATAATCTCGGGTTACCTGGACAAGAAATTGTTGATCTGGTACGAGAATTAGATACCAAATTTTCAGCGGAGTATGGTGACTATGGTAAATGA
- a CDS encoding universal stress protein translates to MKILVCTDGSEHSQKALEKVSSIASELNVEEVAIIHVYDNKSDLSSLTSEYITAEILEGIKKAMEVHEKEREEILEEAQKFFNEKNIKARKIFKEGHPSHTIINVANEEGFDLIVVGSRGFGGLKKIFLGSVSNAVVQEARNCSVLIVK, encoded by the coding sequence ATGAAAATTTTGGTTTGTACGGACGGATCTGAACATAGCCAAAAAGCCTTGGAAAAGGTTTCTTCTATAGCCAGTGAACTTAATGTTGAAGAAGTAGCCATCATACATGTATATGACAATAAAAGTGATTTATCTTCTCTGACATCTGAATATATCACAGCTGAGATTTTGGAAGGTATCAAGAAAGCTATGGAAGTGCATGAAAAAGAAAGAGAAGAAATACTGGAGGAAGCTCAGAAATTTTTTAATGAAAAAAACATTAAGGCGCGTAAAATTTTTAAAGAAGGGCATCCATCTCATACTATTATAAATGTTGCTAATGAGGAAGGATTTGATTTAATTGTAGTTGGCAGCAGGGGGTTTGGTGGCCTGAAGAAAATTTTCCTCGGCAGTGTGAGTAATGCAGTGGTTCAGGAAGCAAGAAACTGTTCCGTGCTTATAGTTAAGTAG
- a CDS encoding phosphoenolpyruvate hydrolase family protein yields the protein MAKSYSRLEVIARLRLEVRDRKPIISAIVGNGIVAKMCEIGQADLLVTYILARYRMAGHSSLAGYLPIGDNNALVMELGEREIMPAVKEIPVIAGLLGCDVTRDLSTLINRVKAIGFSGIHNAPTISCIDGTFRQALEETGITFDREVEMIHLAHEEDMFTQVFVSNPEEAKKMAAAGADLVIAHLGNTLGGSIGSETVFSFSESASRVQEIIDTARAVNPEIFTMCHGGSIVDPADFASILEQTRGLDGYIGGSSIERIPVEKAILKTVKDYKQINIP from the coding sequence ATGGCTAAAAGTTATTCCCGCTTAGAAGTCATTGCTCGGTTACGTTTAGAAGTCCGCGACCGAAAACCAATCATCTCAGCAATTGTGGGCAACGGTATTGTCGCTAAGATGTGCGAAATAGGACAGGCGGATTTATTGGTGACCTACATTCTGGCTCGGTACCGTATGGCCGGTCACAGTTCGCTTGCCGGTTATCTACCGATAGGTGATAATAATGCACTGGTTATGGAACTGGGCGAACGTGAGATTATGCCCGCTGTAAAGGAAATACCGGTCATAGCCGGACTATTGGGATGCGATGTGACAAGGGATTTGAGCACTCTTATTAACCGGGTCAAAGCGATTGGCTTTTCAGGCATTCACAACGCACCGACAATTTCTTGTATTGATGGCACATTTAGGCAGGCTTTAGAAGAGACGGGTATTACCTTTGATCGCGAAGTAGAGATGATTCATCTTGCCCATGAAGAAGATATGTTTACACAGGTCTTTGTCAGTAACCCTGAGGAAGCGAAAAAAATGGCAGCGGCTGGAGCAGATCTGGTTATTGCCCATCTTGGGAACACTCTCGGGGGAAGTATTGGCTCGGAAACAGTTTTTTCTTTCAGTGAATCAGCTTCGCGCGTCCAGGAGATCATTGATACTGCGAGAGCTGTTAATCCTGAAATTTTTACAATGTGTCATGGTGGCAGCATTGTAGATCCTGCAGATTTTGCCTCCATCTTAGAACAAACAAGGGGTCTTGATGGGTATATCGGTGGCTCGAGTATAGAAAGGATTCCCGTAGAAAAGGCTATTCTAAAAACAGTAAAAGACTATAAACAGATCAACATACCATAA
- a CDS encoding MBL fold metallo-hydrolase, translating to MRIKFLGAAQTVTGSFYVIETEKTTFAIDCGMFQGSAALEDRNKAAYTINPESVEFLILTHAHIDHSGLIPKLCKAGFKGKIYCSTATKDLCEVMLPDSGHIQEWEANKNNYELEKSNQSLIEPLYNVQDAANALKQFSIVDLDEAKQVATDVKFIFREAGHILGSCIAEIWIEEKNGKIKLVFSGDLGRPGQPFIRDPAFIEEADYLVLESTYGDHLHPEMPDRPEYLKKIIDETMKEGGNLIIPSFAVERTQDLLYDLSILQSQERLDPNIEIYLDSPLAIKATEIFKQNIELYDRETNHLIKIGHHPLKMPNLKYSSTKAESIKLNDRNSNTIIISASGMCDAGRIQYHLLHNLWRPESTVLFVGYQAEGTLGRQIISGDKNVELFGKQITVKARIEDNRAYSAHADQRDLLNWLKGIKHKPKTIYIVHGEEDAQTALSKKIWEEFKIETVIPDWLDEVEL from the coding sequence ATGCGAATAAAATTTTTAGGAGCAGCACAAACTGTTACCGGTTCGTTTTATGTTATAGAAACAGAAAAGACAACCTTTGCAATTGACTGTGGCATGTTTCAGGGCTCAGCGGCGCTCGAAGATCGCAATAAAGCAGCGTACACCATCAATCCTGAATCAGTTGAATTCTTGATTTTGACTCATGCTCACATTGATCACTCTGGTTTAATCCCTAAACTTTGTAAAGCCGGCTTTAAAGGTAAAATATATTGTAGCACAGCTACAAAAGACTTATGTGAAGTCATGCTGCCCGATTCCGGTCACATCCAGGAATGGGAAGCTAACAAGAATAACTATGAATTAGAAAAATCAAATCAATCTTTGATTGAGCCGCTCTATAATGTTCAGGATGCAGCTAACGCTCTTAAACAATTCAGTATTGTGGATCTTGATGAAGCCAAACAGGTGGCAACAGATGTGAAATTTATTTTTCGTGAAGCCGGGCACATTCTGGGATCCTGTATTGCTGAAATATGGATAGAAGAAAAAAATGGCAAAATAAAACTGGTCTTTAGTGGTGATCTGGGTAGGCCGGGACAACCTTTTATTAGAGATCCTGCCTTTATTGAAGAAGCTGACTACCTGGTGCTTGAATCAACCTACGGAGATCATTTACATCCCGAAATGCCTGACAGGCCGGAATATTTAAAAAAAATAATTGACGAAACTATGAAAGAGGGTGGCAATCTGATCATTCCATCCTTTGCCGTAGAAAGGACACAGGATCTCTTATACGATTTAAGCATCTTACAAAGCCAGGAGCGCCTGGATCCAAATATTGAGATCTATCTAGACAGCCCTTTAGCTATTAAGGCTACGGAAATTTTCAAACAAAATATTGAACTTTATGATCGGGAAACAAACCACTTGATCAAAATAGGGCACCACCCGTTGAAAATGCCTAACCTAAAATACTCCAGCACAAAAGCTGAATCAATAAAACTAAACGACAGAAATAGTAATACCATTATTATTTCAGCAAGTGGCATGTGTGATGCAGGCAGGATACAATATCATTTATTGCATAACCTTTGGCGACCTGAGTCCACAGTTTTATTTGTTGGTTATCAGGCAGAAGGTACCCTGGGTCGTCAAATTATTAGTGGGGATAAAAATGTCGAATTGTTTGGAAAACAAATAACAGTTAAGGCCAGAATTGAAGACAACAGAGCATATTCAGCTCATGCTGATCAAAGAGATTTGCTGAATTGGTTAAAAGGCATTAAACATAAGCCGAAAACTATTTATATCGTCCATGGTGAAGAGGATGCGCAAACAGCTCTTTCTAAAAAGATTTGGGAAGAATTCAAGATAGAGACAGTTATTCCGGATTGGCTAGATGAGGTTGAACTATAA